Proteins encoded together in one Planctomyces sp. SH-PL14 window:
- a CDS encoding DNA alkylation repair protein produces the protein MTVDEILTQLESLGDAARRAHNTKTGAPDNQFGVKLGDLRAIAKKLKTNHELALQLWETGNVEAQLLATLIIKSKSLSADEVDKLTRSTTCAQVADWLNSYVVAEHPEKETLREKWMKAKDRWAARAGWNFTASRVNKGTADGLDLPALLDRIEKEMPKAKPEVQWTMNNTLAAIGIHHPPLRKRALAIGEKIGLYRDWPVSKGCIIPFVPIWVEEMVKRQG, from the coding sequence ATGACCGTCGACGAAATTCTCACCCAGCTTGAGTCCCTCGGCGACGCTGCCCGCCGGGCCCACAACACCAAGACCGGCGCACCCGACAACCAGTTCGGCGTGAAACTCGGCGACCTCCGTGCCATCGCCAAGAAGCTCAAGACGAATCACGAACTCGCCCTCCAGCTCTGGGAGACCGGCAACGTCGAAGCCCAGCTCCTCGCCACGCTCATCATCAAGTCCAAATCCCTCTCAGCAGACGAAGTCGACAAGCTGACCCGCTCGACCACCTGCGCCCAGGTCGCCGACTGGCTGAACTCCTACGTCGTCGCCGAGCATCCCGAGAAGGAAACGCTCCGCGAGAAGTGGATGAAGGCCAAGGACCGCTGGGCGGCCCGCGCGGGCTGGAACTTCACCGCCAGCCGCGTGAACAAAGGGACCGCGGACGGACTCGACCTCCCGGCGCTCCTCGACCGCATCGAGAAGGAGATGCCCAAGGCGAAGCCGGAGGTCCAGTGGACCATGAACAACACCCTGGCCGCCATCGGCATTCACCACCCCCCGCTCCGCAAGCGGGCCCTCGCCATCGGTGAGAAGATCGGCCTCTACCGCGACTGGCCGGTCTCCAAGGGCTGCATCATTCCCTTCGTACCGATCTGGGTGGAGGAGATGGTGAAGCGGCAGGGCTGA
- a CDS encoding DUF1501 domain-containing protein yields the protein MLKFEGKGQATTCNGATRRDFLQVGALGAVGLSLPQYLQAKESGAVDKSKDNRACIMIFNLGAPSQLDTFDMKPEAPAEVRGPFQAIDTNVKGIQISEILPMHAKVADKFSFVRSCHHTGAAVHDAGWQMMQTGRLFSGGVNTPHCGSVVSYLKGRKSDLPPFVILPEPMGRGGGNLPNGQAGGFLGKAQDPFALMADPSKPNFKVPDLLPPSDMGTARLDRRKRMREIVDDAVKEFEASESAALLDSNFQAAFRMMSSPQAREAFDLSKEPQKVRDRYGMNRFGQCCLLSRRLVEAGVRFVTINTFLTVFDEITWDIHGSKPFTSIAGMKDIVAPMYDRAYSALIEDLSDRGMLDNTLVCNLAEFGRTPRVNPAGGRDHWPQCFTTYFAGGGVKGGQVVGASDPVGGVPADRPVDPGHIAATIFHSLGLNIESHLPGPAGRPFPLVDFGKREIHELF from the coding sequence ATGCTGAAGTTTGAGGGCAAAGGCCAGGCGACAACCTGCAACGGTGCAACGCGCCGGGATTTCCTGCAGGTCGGAGCGCTCGGGGCCGTCGGACTCTCGCTGCCCCAGTATCTGCAGGCCAAAGAATCGGGCGCGGTCGACAAGTCGAAAGACAACCGCGCCTGCATCATGATCTTCAACCTCGGCGCGCCGAGTCAGCTCGATACGTTCGACATGAAGCCGGAAGCCCCGGCCGAAGTCCGCGGGCCCTTCCAGGCGATCGACACCAACGTCAAAGGGATCCAGATCTCCGAGATCCTCCCGATGCACGCCAAGGTGGCGGACAAGTTTTCGTTCGTCCGCTCCTGCCACCACACCGGCGCCGCGGTCCACGACGCCGGCTGGCAGATGATGCAGACCGGCCGTCTCTTCTCCGGCGGCGTCAACACCCCCCACTGCGGCTCGGTCGTCAGCTACCTGAAAGGCCGCAAGTCCGACCTGCCCCCCTTCGTGATTCTCCCCGAGCCGATGGGCCGCGGCGGCGGAAACCTCCCCAATGGTCAGGCGGGCGGCTTTCTCGGCAAGGCCCAGGACCCGTTCGCCCTGATGGCGGACCCCTCGAAACCGAACTTCAAGGTTCCCGACCTTCTCCCGCCGAGCGACATGGGGACCGCCCGCCTCGACCGCCGCAAGCGGATGAGGGAAATCGTCGACGACGCCGTGAAGGAGTTCGAAGCGTCCGAAAGCGCCGCCCTGCTCGACAGCAACTTCCAGGCGGCGTTCCGGATGATGTCGAGTCCGCAGGCCCGCGAAGCCTTCGACCTCTCGAAGGAGCCGCAGAAGGTCCGCGACCGCTACGGCATGAACCGATTCGGCCAGTGCTGTCTGCTCTCGCGGCGGCTCGTCGAGGCCGGCGTCCGCTTCGTCACGATCAACACGTTCCTGACGGTGTTCGACGAGATCACCTGGGACATCCACGGCTCGAAGCCCTTTACGTCGATCGCGGGGATGAAGGATATCGTCGCCCCGATGTACGACCGGGCCTACAGTGCCCTGATCGAAGACCTCTCTGATCGCGGCATGCTGGACAATACCCTTGTCTGCAACCTGGCCGAGTTCGGACGGACGCCGCGGGTCAATCCGGCGGGCGGCCGCGACCACTGGCCGCAGTGCTTCACGACTTATTTCGCCGGCGGCGGGGTGAAGGGGGGGCAGGTCGTCGGTGCCAGCGACCCGGTCGGCGGCGTCCCGGCGGACCGGCCGGTCGATCCTGGCCACATCGCCGCGACGATTTTCCACTCCCTTGGTCTCAACATTGAGTCCCACCTGCCGGGCCCGGCGGGACGCCCCTTCCCGCTTGTCGATTTCGGCAAGCGTGAGATTCACGAGTTGTTCTGA
- the hemW gene encoding radical SAM family heme chaperone HemW produces the protein MSGFPQPRSAYIHVPFCAHRCGYCDFTLIARRDDLMGAYLDGLARQLESLGNPVEVDTVFFGGGTPTHLDPPSLARLLELTNRWFRLVPGGEFSVEANPSGLTDEKLDLLAETGVNRVSLGVQSFVNDELRLLERDHAVTEAVETVGRLQRRFRNVSLDLIFALPGQTLETWKANLERAIELQPQHLSTYGLTFERGTTFWSKQSRGTIVPAEQELERQMYEHAMDRLEEAGYGHYEVSNFARPGFECRHNQTYWRADSFYGFGPGAASFVGGVRRMNHRSVTTWIRKVLAGESPIVEEEVLTPEERAREAVMVGLRQAVGLNVAEFQSRYGFELLPLGGEAAPRFLQKGWLEIVDGSLRLTRSGRLFTDTVVMEFL, from the coding sequence ATGTCCGGATTCCCGCAGCCCCGCTCCGCCTACATCCATGTGCCGTTCTGCGCGCACAGGTGCGGGTACTGCGACTTCACGCTCATCGCGCGGCGGGACGACCTGATGGGGGCGTACCTCGACGGTCTCGCGCGGCAGCTCGAATCGCTGGGGAATCCCGTTGAGGTCGACACCGTCTTCTTCGGTGGTGGGACCCCGACGCATCTCGATCCACCGTCCCTCGCGCGGTTGCTGGAGCTCACGAACCGCTGGTTCCGGCTTGTCCCCGGGGGGGAGTTCAGCGTCGAGGCGAATCCGTCCGGACTGACCGATGAGAAGCTCGATCTGCTGGCGGAGACTGGCGTGAACCGTGTCAGCCTAGGCGTGCAGTCGTTTGTCAACGACGAACTGCGGCTGCTCGAACGCGATCACGCCGTGACGGAGGCGGTCGAGACGGTCGGCCGCCTTCAGCGCCGTTTCCGGAACGTCTCGCTCGACCTGATCTTCGCGCTCCCCGGACAGACGCTGGAGACCTGGAAGGCGAACCTCGAGCGGGCTATCGAACTCCAGCCGCAGCATCTCTCAACGTACGGTCTTACCTTCGAGCGGGGAACGACCTTCTGGTCGAAGCAATCGCGTGGGACGATCGTCCCCGCCGAGCAGGAGCTCGAACGGCAGATGTACGAGCACGCCATGGACAGGCTGGAGGAAGCGGGCTACGGGCACTACGAGGTCTCGAACTTCGCCCGACCGGGGTTCGAGTGCCGCCACAACCAGACCTACTGGCGGGCGGATTCGTTCTACGGCTTCGGTCCCGGTGCAGCCTCCTTTGTCGGCGGCGTGCGGCGGATGAATCACCGCAGCGTCACCACCTGGATCCGAAAGGTCCTGGCTGGAGAGTCGCCGATCGTTGAGGAAGAGGTCCTCACGCCGGAGGAACGGGCCCGGGAGGCGGTCATGGTCGGGTTGCGGCAGGCTGTTGGCCTGAACGTCGCCGAGTTTCAGAGTCGGTATGGGTTTGAACTGCTTCCCCTCGGCGGAGAAGCCGCCCCGAGGTTTCTCCAGAAGGGCTGGCTGGAGATCGTTGATGGTTCACTGCGGCTGACGCGCTCGGGCCGCCTCTTCACGGATACGGTCGTGATGGAGTTTCTGTGA
- a CDS encoding DUF167 domain-containing protein yields MILLQVVGDAVLLPVKAQPGARRDAIVGEHGERLKIAVTQVAEKGKANSALCELVADSLGVARSRVAVVTGLTSSQKVLRIDGLSSDVVLGWLAGLGVPVGFSEGT; encoded by the coding sequence ATGATTCTGCTTCAAGTCGTCGGCGACGCCGTCCTCCTCCCGGTCAAGGCGCAGCCGGGAGCTCGTCGTGACGCGATCGTTGGGGAGCACGGGGAGCGGCTGAAGATTGCGGTGACGCAAGTTGCGGAGAAGGGGAAAGCCAACTCCGCGCTGTGCGAGCTGGTGGCTGATTCCCTTGGTGTTGCGCGAAGCCGCGTTGCTGTCGTCACGGGGCTGACCTCGTCGCAGAAGGTGCTTCGGATCGACGGTTTGTCGTCGGATGTGGTCCTCGGGTGGCTCGCGGGATTGGGAGTTCCTGTTGGTTTTTCCGAGGGAACATAG
- the groES gene encoding co-chaperone GroES yields MAKKGKSEGGIKIVPLGDKVVLKRQEAEGKTAGGIVLPDSAKDKPQRGEVVAVGDGHVKKDGSRVPLTVKEGDRVIFSSYAGDEIKIGDEELLLLRESDILAVY; encoded by the coding sequence ATGGCAAAGAAGGGCAAGTCCGAAGGTGGAATCAAGATCGTTCCGCTCGGCGACAAGGTCGTTCTGAAGCGTCAGGAAGCGGAAGGCAAGACCGCCGGCGGCATCGTTCTGCCGGACAGCGCCAAGGACAAGCCGCAGCGCGGTGAAGTCGTCGCCGTCGGCGACGGGCACGTCAAGAAGGACGGCAGCCGCGTTCCGCTGACCGTCAAGGAAGGCGATCGCGTGATCTTCTCCTCCTACGCCGGCGATGAAATCAAGATCGGCGACGAAGAGCTCCTGCTCCTCCGCGAAAGCGACATCCTCGCGGTGTATTGA
- the mqnC gene encoding cyclic dehypoxanthinyl futalosine synthase, which translates to MISVTPPVIEHILQKAIDGQRLTPEEGVQLLQSHDLTAIGAAADAVTRRLHPEPFRTYNIDRNINYSNVCAAVCDFCAFYRPVEHPEAYVLTKEVLFEKIQETVDLGGDQILLQGGLHPKLPLEWYEDLLRSMKEKFPQVNIHGFSPPELYHFHKISKLPLKTVLERLKAAGLGSLPGGGGEILVDRVRKLITRGKVLTDGWLEVNEAWHELGGRSTCTMMFGHVETLEERIEHLDRLRQLQDKTKGFTAFICWTHQAPGHAPWFGKDAEEGRKGGVDMSQIPEVGAFEYLKTQAVARLYLDNIPNIQSSWVTQGEKVGQMALMFGANDMGSLMIEENVVAQAGTVFHLSLDTIRRCISDAGYIPRQRNVYYEYIDEYPPTNAAPRPRPLPGLPVLATGSCGTGGGCSTN; encoded by the coding sequence ATGATCAGCGTCACGCCACCCGTCATCGAACACATCCTCCAAAAGGCGATCGACGGACAACGGCTCACCCCAGAAGAAGGCGTGCAACTCCTCCAGTCGCACGACCTCACCGCCATCGGCGCCGCGGCCGACGCCGTCACCCGCCGACTCCACCCCGAGCCGTTCCGGACCTACAACATCGACCGGAACATCAACTACTCCAACGTCTGCGCCGCCGTCTGCGACTTCTGCGCCTTTTACCGCCCGGTCGAACACCCCGAAGCCTACGTCCTGACCAAGGAAGTCCTGTTCGAAAAGATCCAGGAAACGGTCGACCTCGGCGGCGACCAGATCCTCCTCCAGGGGGGACTCCACCCCAAACTGCCGCTGGAGTGGTACGAAGACCTCCTCCGCTCCATGAAGGAGAAATTCCCGCAGGTCAACATCCACGGCTTCAGCCCCCCCGAGCTCTACCACTTCCACAAGATCAGCAAACTCCCGCTCAAGACCGTCCTCGAACGGCTCAAGGCAGCCGGCCTCGGCAGCCTCCCGGGCGGCGGCGGCGAGATCCTGGTCGACCGCGTTCGCAAGCTCATCACGCGAGGCAAGGTCCTGACCGACGGCTGGCTCGAAGTCAATGAGGCCTGGCACGAACTCGGCGGCCGCAGCACCTGCACGATGATGTTCGGCCACGTCGAGACGCTGGAAGAACGGATCGAGCACCTCGACCGGCTGCGGCAGCTCCAGGATAAGACCAAGGGCTTCACCGCGTTCATCTGCTGGACGCACCAGGCTCCCGGCCACGCCCCCTGGTTCGGCAAGGACGCCGAGGAAGGCCGCAAGGGGGGCGTCGACATGTCGCAGATTCCGGAAGTCGGCGCCTTCGAATACCTCAAGACGCAGGCGGTCGCCCGGCTGTACCTCGACAACATCCCCAACATCCAGTCGTCCTGGGTCACCCAAGGCGAAAAGGTTGGCCAGATGGCGCTCATGTTCGGCGCGAACGACATGGGGAGCCTCATGATCGAAGAGAACGTCGTCGCCCAGGCGGGGACGGTGTTCCATCTCTCGCTCGACACGATCCGCCGCTGCATCAGCGACGCCGGCTACATCCCCCGGCAGCGGAACGTGTACTACGAATACATCGACGAGTACCCGCCCACGAACGCCGCTCCCCGGCCGCGCCCCCTCCCCGGACTGCCGGTGCTGGCCACCGGATCGTGCGGAACCGGCGGCGGCTGCTCGACGAACTGA
- a CDS encoding GspE/PulE family protein, giving the protein MIFGWGKKKEEEEEEEEIELVTFQGALNKVEPDLKENAKLVQAGLVKAKEIVTDALMKRAEMIRLEPKGQAAVATFYIDGIPTPGARMPAQTGLAVTQMLKLLSGLDVKVRNKPQSGGIKAQSNELPWEVRVDSQPMKEGGERLVIRMRNTKIPFETPNELGYSEVIKQKIRDLAAGSNGIILAAGPPMSGVSTLVLGIVRGIDAYMTTIYCMFDPQRDIPHVTQFKAEPGDDLRRTIVRAKRAEAEVMYMEPVRSVEFGKVLLEDSEDVTMISEFAAKDAADAITRFCQLAGDPNIVAERLRGVFSQKLVRVLCDKCRQAFRPNPKLLEKVGLPEETKVLYRKFEAPKEEETEELDVCEKCGGAGFYGRTAMIEVIENTDAIKEIIKAGADPGALRAAARKEKMPSLQADGIRLVGEGKTSLEELQRVFKGEQ; this is encoded by the coding sequence GTGATTTTCGGATGGGGCAAGAAGAAGGAAGAAGAAGAGGAAGAGGAAGAGATCGAGCTGGTCACGTTTCAGGGGGCCCTGAACAAGGTGGAGCCCGACCTGAAGGAGAACGCGAAACTCGTCCAGGCGGGGCTCGTTAAAGCCAAGGAAATCGTGACGGACGCCCTCATGAAGCGGGCGGAAATGATCCGCCTGGAGCCCAAGGGGCAGGCCGCCGTCGCCACCTTTTACATCGACGGCATTCCGACCCCCGGGGCGCGGATGCCCGCCCAGACCGGTCTCGCCGTGACGCAGATGCTCAAGCTGCTCTCCGGGCTCGACGTCAAGGTCCGGAACAAGCCGCAGTCAGGGGGGATCAAGGCCCAGTCCAACGAACTGCCGTGGGAAGTCCGCGTCGACAGCCAGCCCATGAAGGAAGGGGGCGAGCGGCTCGTCATCCGCATGCGGAACACCAAGATTCCCTTCGAAACGCCCAATGAACTGGGCTATTCCGAGGTCATCAAGCAGAAGATCCGCGATCTCGCCGCCGGCAGCAACGGGATTATCCTCGCCGCCGGTCCGCCGATGTCGGGGGTCTCGACCCTAGTCCTGGGGATCGTCCGCGGGATCGACGCCTACATGACGACGATCTACTGCATGTTCGACCCGCAGCGGGACATCCCGCACGTGACGCAGTTCAAGGCGGAGCCCGGCGACGACCTGCGGCGGACGATCGTCCGCGCCAAGCGGGCGGAAGCGGAAGTCATGTACATGGAGCCGGTCCGCTCCGTCGAGTTCGGCAAGGTGCTGCTCGAAGACTCCGAAGACGTGACGATGATCTCGGAATTCGCCGCCAAGGACGCGGCGGACGCGATTACCCGGTTCTGCCAGCTCGCGGGGGATCCCAACATCGTCGCGGAGCGGCTTCGGGGGGTGTTCTCCCAGAAGCTGGTCCGCGTCCTGTGCGACAAGTGCCGTCAGGCGTTCCGTCCGAACCCCAAGCTCCTCGAGAAGGTCGGCCTGCCGGAAGAGACGAAGGTGCTCTACCGCAAGTTCGAAGCTCCGAAGGAAGAGGAGACCGAGGAGCTCGACGTCTGCGAGAAGTGCGGCGGAGCGGGCTTTTACGGCCGCACCGCGATGATCGAGGTGATCGAGAACACGGACGCGATCAAGGAGATCATCAAGGCCGGGGCCGATCCCGGCGCTCTTCGCGCGGCCGCCCGCAAGGAAAAGATGCCTTCGCTCCAGGCAGACGGCATCCGGCTCGTCGGCGAGGGAAAAACCTCGCTGGAAGAGCTCCAGCGGGTGTTCAAGGGCGAGCAGTAA
- a CDS encoding tetratricopeptide repeat protein, whose product MPQAAVSESSRPRTLWCDAGIAAALVLLVAIVFGQSIGFDFVNLDDYAYIVLNDPVTEGLTPRNAWWALTTFHFCNWHPVTYWSWQIDASVGGGLNPAGYHLTSVLLHAVNAVVVFLMLRRLTGRRLDAFLAAVVFAIHPLRWESVGWISERKDLTSTLFAMLAVMSYDGYARRPGWRRMTAVTFWFALSLMSKGMAVTLPCVLILLDWRPYRRWTSIRDLPRLVIEKWPLWILAAASCVVTVLAQREGDAIRTMAEVSFPDRLIGAIWAYTVYVGQTFWPAKLAVLYPIVPSRPVWQWLACLAVLGGVTAAAWLVRRRWPAVLVGWLCYLGMLVPVIGLVQVGVQAHADRYTYLPGIPLIVALGTLLVEAARRWFPPASRWAVAVLALVALTVASVRHGGVWKSPFDLWSQAVYAAPSERNWWEYGSSALRASRYGEAIAGFQEACRLAPETAENHVGLATALAGAKRWDEAEPVARRALALCEGQTDEPELEAGSRYVLAKVAMRRGEQDEAARQFRDALRLTAMPNVASESAVALVRLGHADEAIPHLRKAVEEKPEDRDRHGSLADAYLHAGDWAAAAAEFEQGVKLAPQEPRMRSRHATALLAAGETEAARAEARLVLQQDPAWPNKGLRAAMGMVLGPATKGSSIAEGYWLAATIALVFDPAPAPAEVLDVMAMGAAGLGRFDEAERLAGEAIRAARAAGREDLATAIAGRQELYRKGERPKAPEPAARPSGEK is encoded by the coding sequence GTGCCGCAGGCCGCCGTTTCTGAGAGCTCACGGCCCCGGACCCTGTGGTGCGACGCCGGAATCGCGGCCGCGCTGGTCCTGCTCGTCGCGATCGTGTTCGGCCAGTCGATCGGGTTCGACTTCGTCAACCTCGACGACTACGCCTACATCGTCCTGAACGATCCCGTGACCGAGGGGCTCACCCCGCGGAACGCCTGGTGGGCCCTCACGACGTTTCACTTCTGCAACTGGCATCCCGTCACGTACTGGTCGTGGCAGATCGACGCCTCGGTAGGGGGAGGACTGAATCCCGCCGGCTATCACCTGACGAGCGTCCTCCTGCACGCGGTCAACGCCGTCGTCGTCTTCCTGATGCTGCGGCGGCTGACCGGCCGCCGGCTGGACGCGTTCCTGGCGGCGGTCGTCTTCGCGATTCACCCCCTTCGCTGGGAATCGGTCGGCTGGATCTCGGAGCGGAAGGACCTGACGAGCACGCTGTTCGCGATGCTGGCGGTCATGAGCTACGACGGGTACGCCCGGCGCCCGGGCTGGCGGCGGATGACGGCCGTCACGTTCTGGTTCGCGCTGAGCCTGATGTCGAAGGGGATGGCGGTCACGCTCCCGTGCGTCCTGATCCTACTGGACTGGCGGCCCTACCGCCGATGGACCTCGATCCGCGATCTCCCCCGCCTCGTCATCGAGAAGTGGCCGTTGTGGATTCTGGCCGCGGCGAGCTGCGTGGTCACGGTCCTGGCGCAGCGCGAGGGGGACGCCATCCGGACCATGGCGGAGGTCAGCTTTCCCGACCGGTTGATCGGGGCGATCTGGGCCTACACGGTCTACGTCGGGCAGACGTTCTGGCCCGCCAAGCTGGCGGTCCTCTATCCGATCGTCCCCTCCCGTCCCGTCTGGCAGTGGCTGGCTTGCTTGGCGGTGCTCGGCGGCGTCACGGCAGCGGCCTGGCTCGTCCGGCGGCGATGGCCGGCGGTGCTGGTCGGGTGGCTGTGCTACCTCGGCATGCTGGTCCCGGTCATCGGCCTCGTGCAGGTGGGAGTCCAGGCCCACGCGGACCGCTACACCTACCTGCCGGGCATTCCGCTCATCGTGGCGCTCGGGACGCTCCTGGTCGAGGCGGCGCGTCGGTGGTTCCCGCCTGCCTCCCGCTGGGCCGTGGCGGTGCTGGCGCTCGTCGCCCTGACCGTCGCCAGCGTCCGGCACGGCGGCGTCTGGAAGAGCCCCTTTGATCTCTGGAGTCAGGCGGTCTACGCCGCTCCCAGCGAGCGAAACTGGTGGGAGTATGGGAGCTCCGCCTTGCGGGCCTCGCGCTACGGGGAGGCGATTGCCGGCTTTCAGGAAGCGTGCCGGCTCGCTCCGGAGACCGCCGAGAATCACGTGGGACTCGCGACCGCCCTCGCCGGCGCCAAGCGCTGGGATGAAGCGGAGCCGGTCGCCCGCCGGGCCCTCGCGCTCTGCGAGGGGCAGACCGATGAGCCGGAGCTGGAGGCGGGGAGCCGCTACGTCCTGGCCAAGGTCGCGATGCGCCGCGGAGAGCAGGACGAGGCGGCCCGTCAGTTCCGCGACGCGCTGCGGCTCACGGCCATGCCGAACGTCGCCAGCGAGAGCGCCGTGGCTCTTGTCCGTCTCGGCCACGCGGACGAGGCGATCCCGCACCTCCGAAAGGCGGTCGAGGAGAAGCCGGAGGACCGGGACCGGCACGGAAGCCTGGCGGACGCCTACCTTCACGCCGGCGACTGGGCTGCCGCGGCGGCGGAGTTCGAACAGGGAGTCAAACTGGCGCCGCAGGAGCCGCGGATGCGAAGCCGCCACGCGACTGCCCTCCTGGCGGCGGGAGAGACCGAGGCCGCGCGGGCGGAGGCGCGGCTCGTCCTGCAGCAGGACCCGGCTTGGCCCAACAAAGGGCTCCGGGCGGCGATGGGGATGGTCCTCGGACCGGCGACGAAAGGCTCATCGATCGCCGAGGGCTACTGGCTCGCGGCGACCATCGCGCTCGTGTTCGATCCCGCCCCCGCGCCGGCCGAAGTGCTGGATGTCATGGCGATGGGAGCCGCCGGCCTGGGCCGCTTTGACGAAGCGGAGCGGCTCGCCGGCGAGGCGATTCGGGCCGCCCGCGCCGCCGGCCGGGAGGACCTGGCGACCGCCATCGCGGGGCGGCAGGAGCTGTATCGCAAAGGGGAGCGTCCGAAGGCACCGGAGCCCGCGGCTCGTCCGTCCGGCGAGAAGTGA
- the rnr gene encoding ribonuclease R, producing MNILSQRILTYIEGPSYHPSDLKGLGKKLGLKRDRLSALQEAVDELVAGGAARVSTTGLILGRSTAGLLLGKVSRTSAGDGYLTPAPPVPRGITGDVFIDRGDMKDAQDGDEVLVKLTARRRAGGQRSGEIVEVVTRETTVFVGTYFEEDGAGWVQIDGRNFPHPISVGDPGAKGAQPEDKVVIEMLHFPTDREYGEAVLTKVLGPRGEPGVDTQLVIHEFALPVDFSEPAQEEARRQADEFDENDLSDREDWTDELILTIDPIDARDFDDAISLQRDDKGHWHLGIHIADVSHFVEENSPLDDDARQRGTSVYLPATVIPMLPEVISNGLASLQEGRVRYAMSALLELDEEGNVRKRRFARTAIKVRKRFAYEQVMPVIQHPDRHPEIPQEIRRQLCDMHALAMKLRRKRFRNGAINLELPEVKLDFDRDLRVTGAHEAFHDESHQLIEEFMLAANVAVATELSDRGIEFPRRIHDEPNLPKLKAFAEFADSLGFPLRKPQSRKDLQGLLARVKGTPQERAINFAMLRSLKQAEYSPKEVGHYALAEPEYCHFTSPIRRYPDLIVHRLLGQIIDGHKRPKGFRGEALVHISTHCSMTERRAADAERTLSRVKLLLYVQDKIGMRLPATITGVDRFGFFCRGTELPVEGLVHVSTLPGPESYEYDKVAQRLVGRQTGRAYQLGDRVEVEIDRVDVDRRELDLLLVQHAKAKAPPRRSKGAGGGGSKTESPRRRGRSRPR from the coding sequence ATGAACATTCTTTCACAACGGATTCTGACCTACATCGAAGGGCCTTCTTATCACCCATCGGACCTCAAGGGACTCGGCAAAAAGCTCGGACTCAAGCGGGACCGCCTCTCCGCCCTGCAGGAGGCCGTCGACGAACTCGTCGCGGGCGGAGCCGCCCGAGTCTCGACAACCGGACTCATTCTCGGCCGGTCCACCGCCGGACTTCTCCTCGGCAAAGTGAGCCGCACATCGGCGGGCGACGGTTATCTCACACCAGCCCCACCCGTCCCTCGCGGAATCACCGGCGACGTCTTCATCGACCGCGGAGACATGAAGGATGCCCAGGACGGCGACGAAGTCCTCGTCAAACTGACCGCCCGGCGGCGTGCGGGAGGACAACGGTCCGGAGAAATCGTCGAGGTCGTGACCCGCGAGACAACGGTCTTCGTCGGCACGTATTTCGAGGAAGACGGCGCGGGCTGGGTCCAGATCGACGGCCGGAATTTCCCGCACCCGATCTCGGTTGGCGATCCGGGGGCCAAGGGAGCCCAGCCGGAGGACAAAGTCGTCATCGAGATGCTGCACTTCCCGACCGATCGCGAATACGGCGAGGCCGTCCTGACGAAGGTCCTGGGACCGCGAGGCGAGCCGGGCGTCGACACGCAGCTCGTGATTCACGAGTTCGCCCTCCCGGTCGACTTCTCCGAACCGGCCCAGGAGGAAGCCCGCCGCCAGGCGGACGAGTTCGACGAGAACGACCTCTCCGACCGCGAGGACTGGACCGACGAGCTGATCCTGACGATCGACCCGATCGACGCCCGCGACTTCGACGACGCCATCTCGCTCCAGCGGGACGACAAGGGGCACTGGCACCTCGGGATCCACATCGCCGACGTCTCCCACTTCGTCGAGGAGAACAGTCCCCTCGACGACGACGCCCGCCAGCGGGGGACGAGCGTCTACCTGCCGGCCACTGTCATCCCGATGCTGCCGGAAGTGATCTCCAACGGTCTCGCGAGCCTGCAGGAAGGACGGGTTCGGTACGCCATGTCGGCGCTGCTGGAGCTCGACGAGGAAGGGAACGTCCGCAAACGCCGCTTCGCCCGGACGGCGATCAAGGTCCGCAAGCGGTTTGCGTACGAGCAGGTGATGCCGGTCATCCAGCATCCCGACCGGCACCCGGAGATCCCCCAGGAGATCCGGCGGCAGCTGTGCGACATGCACGCCCTGGCGATGAAGCTCCGCCGCAAGCGGTTCCGCAATGGGGCGATCAATCTGGAATTGCCCGAAGTGAAGCTCGACTTCGACCGCGACCTCCGGGTCACGGGAGCCCACGAGGCGTTCCACGACGAGAGCCACCAGCTCATCGAGGAGTTCATGCTCGCCGCCAACGTGGCGGTGGCGACCGAGTTGTCGGACCGCGGGATCGAGTTCCCCCGCCGGATCCACGACGAGCCGAACCTTCCCAAGCTCAAAGCGTTTGCGGAGTTTGCCGACTCTCTCGGCTTCCCGCTTCGCAAGCCGCAAAGCCGGAAGGACCTCCAGGGGCTGCTCGCCCGCGTCAAAGGGACGCCGCAGGAGCGGGCGATCAACTTCGCGATGCTCCGCAGCCTCAAGCAGGCGGAGTATTCGCCGAAGGAGGTCGGGCATTACGCCCTGGCCGAGCCGGAATATTGCCACTTCACGAGCCCCATCCGGCGGTATCCCGACCTGATCGTGCATCGGCTCCTCGGCCAGATCATCGATGGTCACAAGCGGCCGAAGGGGTTTCGCGGGGAAGCCCTGGTCCACATCTCGACGCACTGTTCCATGACGGAGCGGCGGGCGGCGGATGCCGAGCGGACCCTGAGCCGCGTGAAGCTGCTCCTGTACGTGCAGGACAAGATCGGGATGCGGCTGCCGGCGACGATCACCGGCGTCGACCGCTTCGGCTTCTTCTGTCGCGGAACGGAGCTCCCGGTCGAGGGGTTGGTCCACGTTTCCACTCTGCCCGGTCCCGAGTCGTATGAGTACGACAAGGTCGCTCAGCGGCTCGTCGGCCGGCAGACCGGACGGGCCTATCAGCTCGGCGACCGGGTCGAGGTTGAGATCGACCGCGTCGATGTCGACCGTCGAGAGCTCGACCTGCTGCTCGTCCAGCACGCCAAAGCCAAGGCCCCGCCCCGGCGGAGCAAGGGAGCTGGTGGCGGCGGAAGCAAGACGGAGTCACCCCGGCGCCGCGGCCGAAGCCGACCTCGGTGA